AATATTTAACTGAATATCATGGATTGTGATAAACTAGGTAAGCTTCTTTCCTTTCTACGGTGTTTTGTTGCGATAACCCTTGTATTTACTAAAATATAGTGTTGTGAGGAAGagttttttcttgtaatttttcttttttaatgtttaaattgatTAGTTACATTTCCCGACGTTTCCCGGCTTTGATTATACATTCATTAGATTGCTCAGGCCTTATACATTACGGTACCTATATTTCTGTCTGTGAAATATTGCGAATTTTCAAATGATCAAGTCTTAACTGTTAACATATACTTAGTACATACAGCCgatctaaatattttattgtaattttatttgtacaatggattttttaaagtattgtGTGGTGAGAAAGATTAGGATTCCAGACAGTAATAGATTAGAAGAAGAGAACATGTgtttatttcttgaaaaacGCGCAATTACTTCGAAAACAACTTGTGTTTGACGCCTATCTAATTCAAACACGAATTATGGAATATTAATGTAGTTTCGTTTGTGACAAAGGTCTTATAGTTTTCTATGTAACCTTTTAacgatttaaagtttttattttgaatttttgagaGTAATCTTTCAATtctgaaatattattaattataattattaataatttttttcgtacACACTGCAACACCATTATTAGTCTATCAGTGTTATCTATATATACGAGATAGAAATTAAGTTCTATAAGTCTTTGATTGATTGATTTCTTTAGGAACTTCTAATGTAAAAATGATGACTAGGAAAGAATTATTTACTCTTATGCAGCGTCaggatttaaataatatcaacgataaattgatttttttggaaaatcatcTTTTGAGAGACTCCTCGGACCAGCAGGCGAAAAATATaaagcaaaatttttcaagatttaAATCTGAAATGAACAAACGATGGGCTGCAGCATTACGAAAAGAGAagctttttttgaaaaaaaatgaagaatggCTTGCTGGAACATTCACCGTTCCGAAGGCAAACATTTCAAAGCAAGTAGGACGACCGATAAAGCCGTTTGATGAATTAAGTGATAGaagcaaaagaagaaaaactgAAAAGTTACGTCAATCTACCGACTTAAATGTCCTTACTTCTGCCGCTCAGTCGAAGTTAAGAGTCAGTGGAAAAAGAGATGCTTCActgatgtttaaaaatatcaccAGTTCACCAAAGGGAgctacaaaaatcaaaaactttcCAGAAGTCAGTACGAGGTAATAAGAAGTTACAGTAAAAACATATATCCCTGCTATAGCGTACTACAAAAAGCAAAACAGGAATGTTATCCTGATAAGAAAGCTTACAAGGTTACCGAAACTTGTgccgaaataaaaattcaaaatttaatggaTCGTACTGCCACGCGCCTTCTTAAGCATCTAGAAGAAGTAGTGCAATCTTTGCAGAAATTCGAGAGGGATTCGTTGGTTTTAATGAGCAAGTGGGGATGTGATGGGGCACAACATCTCAATACAAACAAAAGTTTGTAAATGAATCTGCCACTGATGCGCACTTATTCCAGAGTTCGTTTGTACCCCTTCAACTTAGTAGCTCTATGAACAATAAAGTCATCTGGCAGAATCCAAAACCATCCTCACCCCGTTATTGTCGCCCTATAAAGATAAGATTTAGTAAAGAAACCACTGACTTAACTAAAGAAGAGatcaaatatattaaaaatgaaatagatttattacaaaattctaCAGTTACACTCTCTAACAAAAGTTATTCAGTTAAACACACAATGATGCTAACCATGGTAGATGGAAAAGTCTGCAATGCTATTACAGGCACTACTTCTACCATGAGATGTTATATCTGtgttttaacctcaaaaaatttaatgttttgaaCGTAAAAACAGAAGATAAAACGGAGGCACTTGGTTTTGGTCTTTCTGTGTTACATGCCCGAATAAGACTATTTGAATCGATTTTACATCTTTCTTACAAGTTACCTGTAaaaaaatggcaaataaaGGTAGAGACTGAGAAAGctgtaataaagaaaagaaaaacagaaatacaaaagaattttCGAGAAAAGATGGGCTTGATCGTAGATGTACCTAAACCGGGTTTCGGTAACAGTAATGATGGCAACACAAGTAGGAGATTTTTTTCGGACCATGAGCTAGCAACAGAAATTACAGGAATTGATGTTAACTTAATATATAGGTTAAAAGTAATCCTAGAAACCACCTCGAGTGGATTTAAAGTCTCTTCAGATTATTTTGCTGCATACGCGAAGGAAACTGCCGAGCCTATGTTAAACTTTACCCCTGGCATGCGATGACTCCTACATTACACAAAATACTTGTTCACGGAGCAGCAGTTATAGAAAGCGCGTTACTTCCGATTGGCCAGTTATCCGAAGAAGCGTCAGAAGCCCGaaacaaacattttagattttataggTTAAATTATGCTCGAAAATTCTTAAGAGAATCCTGTAATCACGTTGTAATTAATCGACTATTATTAACTTCAGACCCGTTCATAACAGCAATGCGACCAAAtctcccaaaaaaaaaacaaaccatttttaaaagaaacgaCAGCAATGTTAATTTGTGCTGCATCTTATACAGAAGGACAAGATTTTTCAGATGAAAATGACAATCTGTCTGTGCACGAAAAATCGTTTAACACATCATTTTCTTCAGTATCATCATTTAGTTAACAACTTCTTATGCGTTTCgatgtttatttattgttttatagtAGTTAATATAACTTTGATTTGTCTACGTTTTTCAAGCGATGAAGAACTGATAGTTCTCGTGAACTTTAATATTGCAGGATAGCCCATTTGTTATCAAGATTTAATAGAAAACTTATAAAACACTATAAAAAGCCTATATAAATACTTTTAGAGTTGAGTAaagtgaaaaaatatttttggccGCGTAAATCTTCAAAATACCCCACTGTGCGACGTTGAGAGGATGGTAAGAGAGGTTTGGGATGCAATTGATCAAGATCAAATTCGACGCTTGATTAATTTAAGTATGCCTCGTCGCTGTGAAGAAGTGATACGTAAGAGAGGCGGAAATACACGTTATTAGGTGATTTTGAGAGAATTGATTAAGGATTATGTAGTGTTTTTTAGTTTTCACCtacttgtttaaaatgttaataaaaattcgttaCATTTAAACTTGTGTATCTTCCTTGATAAaagagatatcgagatgatACTTGAACGAAAATGTAGAGAAGGGTTGCCATTCTAACGTAATGTAAATGGAATGTAGCGGTTCTTTCTGATAAATTCCACAGGGTgttgcaaaattagaagaaaaaacataaatttctttttacaccCCGTATATGGGTAAAACGTTGACAATTGTCAGAAACCATCAACACATTTCTTCCTTAAAAATCAACCTATACCATGAAGAAAGAATTATCAAAATCCATCCGTTGCGcgttgattcaaaaaaaaaatacctttaAACTTAATGCATAATTTAGGTGGTGCGATAATTTTGGAGAGTAGTGTATATCTAttggaataattaaagaataccTGTCccacttaaaaatcgatgatttttttttaatcggtaggaaatgactcaaaagatgtgttaatgataaaaaaaagtgcggaaaagtgtagtacttaccgaaaaatcactttaaagttgcgatttgacgtttctttttggaagttcaaagcaatgttaaatatgcattttcgtattaaatcctaacctgaaattgtttaatttatacccgcgcacaaaataaaaagttattttcactaaacttattgagattacaacatatttacgGATGAAAACCTTATTTCTTAGGCTATAAACGCATAACGACAATtacctgtcgttagatagaattgtttctaccaaatgtgtgttaatagactttatgttaatagattgtgtatcaattgatctgtcaaacgactaaaatatctttaaattgtaaatatcaatgataaataagtatagtagcttatttaataatagtttgcttaaattaaaatagttattaaaaaagacatgtgtatacatggttacaaaataaaaataaataaataacccgtgtgacgatagcaacaaactgtgcatttaaccaaatgacaattacaaccgacaacacaagcaatgttaaccatgtattttcgtattaaatcctaacctcaaattgtttaatttatacccacgcacaaaataaaaagttattttcactaaacttgttgagattacaacataattattcataataacacctatgtgaagttagcccccaactaaatagcattttacatgtatagtattttgattataacatgaaaaccagtgaaccgatttcgataaataatgtctcattcgaaagcttaatccttggccaatacgaaagtggaaatgcccgtgaaaatttgaaaactctttcgaatttcgctaaaacgtcaaaataatgcgaagatacacgaaaataacacaaaattgaccttctttaagtggtgataactcgtaaacgatgtacccgatgatcaaAATCTATACGTCACTCGATTCGTTATAgtgtcttctatcgaaatcacaaaatgcttgatttcaattctctcccgcTAAGTTTatacagccctcggaatgacaccatcttcggctcgttgtttatgcacgtgTGAACGCTCGtgctattaattaatttttaatttaaactaaatcgactataattagagaacagtttgacggattttaatgttttatatctcaatcgaaagtttgtgtctggctgaatgctgttgtcgaaatgcccgattcgaaatatttaaggattttgattaaaacataacaaacgaattaattaaacacatcaattatctccgtaactaattgaccaattttagtcatcaaaatCTCGGTAGAAAGTATGATCtgcaatgaatgcgaaggtggaaatgcccgatttcaaaatttactaattatgtGCGTACAGCCATTGAAATTACTTCGCGagagatttttttcttgttcatTCATAAGTAGatagttattattatctttataatttgttacacGAATGAAGAAGCTCAACTCGtccataatttaaattatgttcAGTCTTTATGTGGTGCTgaaaaatattggaattttctttagttttatgtttctagttttcagcctcctccacatttgtccgatagcaacaaacttgtatccgtaattttttatctactttcttagctgatatctttcttattattggagataattcgagataataattagagattctttctctatctaaaaccggtcTTTGTCTGTCGATAAGTTAATACTAAGATCAATCTGTACTTAAACTACAAAGCGGTGGCTCTGTACTTAGATTAAATagcttaaaattaccaaacttcaagcctttgtgcaattgttatcaaaccgatgtttaaaaaactattatcacATTTATCACACTCGgaaagagcgctctttaaaTTCATTATATCTTAACCCGGGTTTTCGTTGGTAAATGGgtctatcggcgtcatgcttaaatcgcccttaatatacatccctacacgcaaaaacgtttaattactattcctttaaacaagtttcttatttgatattgggaaaactatagaagtatagatctatcttatctacaatttgctgctctttctaatggtgtataacacgcggctaTCGCTGCTTGGTTATAGAGTTTTTcctggtgatataagaaagttattgatcccaacaatgtttaaaagtagctaaaacgtgtgaatttggtaattttttgacCAAAAACGTCCTTGTGTAAGTCTATAACTTCATgatatacttctatagttttcctcaTATCAAATATGTAAGAAAGTTGTGTTGAGGACCGACGATTTCATAAagaaagaatcaagctttcatatggtgcatttagtgttctgctatatctaataataagaaagatatcagctaataaaatagataggaaattgcggataaaaatttgttgttggaagattcgtattggccaaggattaagctttcgaatgagacattgtttatcgaaatcggttcactggttctcatgttataattaaaatactatacatgtaaaattctgtttaattggggactaacttcacataggtgtcattatgaataattatgttgtaatctcaacaagtttagtgaaaattactttttatttagtgcgtgggtataattgaggttaggatttaatacgagaaaatacatggttaacattgcttgtgttgtcagttgtaattgtcatttggttaaatacacagtttgttgctatcgtcacacgggctatttatttatttttattttgtaaccatgtcttttttaatttaactaaactactattaaataagctactatacttatttatcatttatatttacaacataaagatTGCAAAGAGCTTTCAGTCATTTGacagatcaattgatacacaatccattaacacaaagtctattaatacacatttggtagaaacaattctatctaacgcCATTTAATTATCGTTCTGCATCGATGGCCTAAGAAACAaggttttcatccgaaaatatgttgtaatctcaacaagtttagtgaaaataactttttattttgtgcgtgggtataaattaaacaatttcaggttagaatttaatacgaaaatgcaattttaacattgcttttaacttccaaaaagaaacgtcaaatcgcaactttaaagtgatttttcggtaagtactacacttttccgcactttttttttatcattaacacatcttttgagtcatttcctaccgattaaaaaaaaattcatcgatttttaagagggaCAGCTAATCTTAATATATGCCtatctattaaatttactaaaaatatttcttacttAAAGAGTTTTCCTCAATAAAACTTTCTAATGGAGCGCTCCAAACCGGTCCATTCAAAAAACACACCAAAGAATCAAAAACCCAACCGTTTTCTTCTTCTCCCTGCATTTTCCGTGATTTTCCGCACCTGTAAAcgaaataaagattaatttgCGGATATTTTTTCCAATAAAAAACCTACTAATCACCAAGTTTACTGCGGGTCATGTATACATCGTTCTAATCCATCGCCATGGAAACTAGTCAACAATTCAAATTCGCATTTTTCCCGCCGTTGCGTGCGCCGTTTTTGTCAGTTGTTATGATGGCTGTGTTGCACAACTTACCTTTCTAAACTACACTATTTGAGAATcgtgatattttttattaatttttacgaTTCCGGCTCAAAAGAAATCCACTACctcaataattaaaagtaCGATAACGAAAACTTCACGGACTCGATGAATTGTAAGtgatttttttcaacttttattCGCCGCATTTCGAGGTTATGTTACGTCTTGTACggtgtcgatcaaaagttacGTAATTGTATAGCGGTGAGCAAAATGAAGTGaactaaattgttttttaatttggttttTAAGGTGTTCAAGGATGGTAGAGCAAGTAaacaatgaaataattaagtatGAAGATATTAAAGATGTAGTTAATGACCCGGTTCAGTTGCGCACACTTActgagaaattaattaattcgatGATCGATCAAGTTACTTTAGGGATATTGTTCGATGCCCATCGGAAACATTACacgaaaacttttaatttagatAGGGATAAATCGCCTGAGAAAATGGAACCTTTACCTTCGCACGTCGACATCTTTGGGAATcacaatttaaagaaaacggAAGACTGTGTTTGTCCAATTTGTGATAGACAAGTTGCTGCATTAAGgtgataacaatattaatgaagtttaagattaagaaatttatagaaataaaagctgcttaatttttttaatttatttattttttttcttgtatatttttttttttaaataaagatgtCTGAAAAAcctattcaaaattattacaaatacaaaaatatttttaaataaacaaaattctggaaaaaagagaaaaagatgttaaaagaATATTCTTAGATTTGCCCCACACTTGGAAAGTTGTATGGGAATGGGACGAAGTCGTTCAAGAAACGTACGAAGGgtcactaataataataaagaacgtGAAAACTCAACATTTTCCGGATTAGGAAGTGACGATGAGGACGACGCGGATTGGAATTCGAACGAGAAACGTAGTCGGAAGAAAAAAGATCGAAACGGAagtaaaaaaggaaaaggtaTTTTCcttcaaaaaacattaaaaacgatttgattttaattttagtgaaaaaaatgtaattattacgTTTCtgtcgtttctttttttgagaTAGGTACACCAAAGAAGAACAACGAAACGGAATCTTCGGATACCGTGGATATCGAAGGGGAAGAAGACGGCGATATGATTTCGCTAAGAGACATGCTTCAAGACCATTCCAATGGATCGTCACCGAGTGATTCATCCTCAAGTTCCAGAAAGCGGgagaaatcgaaaaataaaaaaagtaaacgaGATAGGACTTCGCCTAGTGTTAATCTGTTAAACGCTGACTAACAtaacaacaacaaattcatttttttcatcaaacattatcttcaacataaggcgatgttttttttttaactttaatttattaattataataaattttaagtcgTGTACAAAaagacaatttaaatttaaaactagtAGTACTACAATTTTagtaatttgtttaaaatatttttgccaTGCAAATAAATAgcgaaaattttgaagataatttttgatCGAATCAGTGTTATACACTGTATATAAACCGTATACCCTTCACTGCATAATTAATTGAtcgtgtaaaaaaataattaattggtaattttacttataattaaaatgtcttttaGAAAACATTGGTGGACTTTAgtggatttttaaaaatatgtatgtaCTTTATTTGTAGAGTCAACCACCGTGTGGTTATAAAAGTtactttgtaaaaaaattagataatcTTGATTAAATGAATCGTGTATTTTGGAATTgatcgtttttaaaatatttttactcttattaatttaattataaaatcagGTAGAGAAGgtttttttcatattattgTACCTATGATCTCACGcggttttaatatttattatttcttaattaatttagatatttttgtaacatttgtAACCctatccattttttttaagaaaaataaaaattacattataaaTTGAAGgaaaaaatcacaaatttttatttccttttatcCTCACTCGCTCACAAACTTATTAATGACCTCTTTGGTGACTTGTaattagataataataataataataataataatgtttattaaccCATAGCACCATTATAAACCCCAAtaacaaaatacttaaaaactaaaataaaaccaaaatgaaATGCCATGAGTTAAAAAGGACCACGTCAGCATTCCCAGTGGGTCAGCTGTTTTTCATTGGTCCTTTTTCTacattttgtataaataaacttaaacttCATGACGGCAAACGGAAATAGAAAGACTAGTTGTTaccaaaaacttaaaattaataccaatTATACATAATAGTAAGACTAGCTTTCTAGTAAATAAGAAGAGCTAAGACAAGGAAAGGAGAAGAAACacgaaaaaacaataaaagaaagaaaaaagagaaaaaacaaaaaaaaaaaaaaaattgattcataTGTCATCacaattctgctcattcaatAACTCAGACCTATATATCACCCTGAAAACCCGCTCAGATTCCTGCAAGACCGAAAGTGGACAGTTATTCAACAGATTAGGCACACAATACGTgaaagatcttttaaaaatttccagtCGATGCTGGGGTATTGTTAACGTATGTCTGtgcctaatattaatattatgaacGTCTGTtcgaaattgaattttgttgtataaatATGGTGGACATTTGGTAGTCAGAACCTTATGGTAGAGGCAAGCAGAGTGAAGGGCCCTACGACGTGACATATTCAACCAGCCCACCCATTTTAAGGTGTATGAGATACTCGCATATTTCCTAAtgccataaataaaacgtaagCACGCATTCTGAACTCTTTGAATTCTTACCTTGTGAATATTATCAATACAAGGGCCATATAATACATCACCGTAATTAAAGATCGAGAGAACCAGGGCGTCACACAAGCGTATCCGCAGTTGCTGTTCCAATAAATGCCTACTATTATAGAGCAATTTTAACGCTGCATATGCACGACGCAGTAGACTACCAATGTACGAGTCAAATCTAAGTTTACTGTCAATAATGATACCCAAATTCCTTGCACTTTCAGCAACCTGCAAAACATCAGAGTCAATCTTCAAGCTCAACCTATCCCTGACTTCGTCCAAAACACCCCGGCTCCCAAAGACCATCACCGATGACTTAGATGGATTTATCCTTAAGCTGTGCTCATTAGCAGTATTGACCAAGGCCTTCAAGTCAGCATTAATATTACTTTCAGCCACAGCTAGATTTGATGTTGGAAAAGTGTAGTATAATTGaatatcatcagcatacatgTGCGCAGTACAGTGCTTTACAGCCAAACACAGTTGGGAAGTATAAATTGAAAACAGAATTGGGCCAAGAATAGAACCCTGCGGCACACCCGACACGACCTCAACTTGTGCAGATAACTCACCATTACAAGCTACTCGCTGTGAACGGTAACAAAGATAATTCTGAATAAGATTGAGAGCAGACCCCGACAGTCCAATATACCCAAGCACTCCAACCAGCAGCGAATGATGCAAAGTATCAAAAGCTTTGGAAAAGTCAAGCAAGACCAGAGCCGTGGCCAACCCGTCATCGATACCCCGTAGAACATCATCCGTGATATCCAAAAGAGTCGTAGTGCAGCTATACCCAGAACGGAAACCCGACTGCAAGCTAGGTAGTATACAATGCGCATTTAAATGTGACCACAACCTAGTGGACAATAATCTTTCAAATACTTTAGAAAAGACCGGCAAAATACTTATAGGCCTAAGATCCTGCAAACAAGCAACCGTTCCAGTTTTAGGTACAGGTTTAACAAGAGCACCCCTCCACTGCCTCGGATAGACCGACCCCTCGATGCAAAAGTTGATAATGTGGCACATGTACGGTAGTGTCACCGGAGAACTTAATAAAAGCATCTGCTTCGTAACTCCATCACTACCAACAgcatttgttttaattcgaTTAAGCGCTTCCAAAACCTCTTCCTCAGAAActaaagaaaaggaaaattctGTAGAAACAGAAGATAATCTATTAGTATTGTAGAAGTGCAATAAGTTGGGATCACAATCATGTTGATTTTGagaggaaagaaaaaaattattaatatcatcaGCATTTCCCACAGTAGACGGAATTGACTTCGTTTTAGCACCACATACTCCAAACGACTTGAGATTGTTCCAGAGTTTACGagaattattgttatgaaatattaaagaaagatAAGCCTTTTTTTCCCGACGGATTGCTGAGTTAGTATAGTTTCTCAAGTCTTTGTACGACTTAAAATGAGAGGGATCCCTGGTAGACCTGTATCTCGAATAGGCATTATTTCGTAAATTAATGAGAATTTTAATAGTATCAGTTATCCACGGGCGATAATTCTTTCGCAGTGTAACTGTTCGGAGTGGTGCATGAGCtctaaataaagataataaggaattattaaaaaactctaCCTTATCATCAATGGAATcagaaataagaaagttgtgcCAGTTTAGATAGTTTAGGTCATCCAATAAGCATTGGTGGTTAAAATGCCTGAAGTCCATAAAAGTTAAGATACGAAGATAAAAGATCATAATCACAGAAGTTAATGAAATTCTTAGACATgggacctagaattagaaacattcagatttgGCCATCTTAAGAGAAGTAGGGCAGAGCGCCCATCACTGAGACAGGTCCAAAAATGAGACATTTGCATTTCTCCCACCTGTTCCATAAAGGGCCCATACACCTGCGAACAAATTGCACAACAGAGGCTGTTGTGCAAAAATTGTATGGTGTATGGTGTTGTTCAACGTGATGCGCAACAAGTTgtagaaattcaaaattgtttgaaattaattgcgCAACGGATGACGTTGTGCAACTATTGTATCATATATGGGTCCTGGCTCGAGAGGTTGTACAGTTAAGGGCAGGTTTGGACAAGTTCCGCATACGCCACACACTAGTAGtactgataattttaaaatggcgaactttataaacaacaaAGACTTTTGGagcgaatttattaatctATATCGCCAGTTGCCAGAAGTGTGGAAAGTGAAGAGTGATGTGTacaaaaatagaaacaaaaagaaCGTCGCGTATGAAAAACTAACcgaaaaattaaaggaaatagAACCTAGCGCCGATAGAGAGATGGTgcgaaagaaaataaatgttttgcgTACTGCGTATCGGAGGGAATTGAAAAAAGTAGTGGCGAGCTATAGATCTGGCACAGGCACCGAAAATCTTTATGAACCAAGTTTATGGTATTTTAAAGTCTCTTGGGGCAGGGTAAGTAAtcaaatcatttattatttaaatgctgttattattttgaaataatttatttaaaaagtaatatatttttaagcaCAACTGTGAAAAACAGATAATTTATAGTTAAGATATAATGTTGTCCTGCCACGGAACAGCTCCAACAGTATTAAAGTAATTACAAAACTGTGCTCTTACTTCTTTTGCTGTTGTTGTACTGTTTCTCCCTTGAAGTGGTTGTAGTGTTTGTAACGTAGGATCTGCTCTCCAATCAGCATTTGTAAACTCTCCggtatttatattttcaacatcTATGCCGCCTTGGAAGTAACACTCTAACAGAATTCTAAATCGAGAAGCTAGTAGCCCAAATGCATTTTCAATAATCCGACGGCTGCGTGACACCCTgtagttataaattttttcttccttGGTGAGGTTTCTCTTGCTGAATGGTTTCATTAAATTCTCCAGAAGTGGGAAAGCGTCATCCCCTACGAAAACATAAGGCACTTTGGTATTAGTTAAAGGCAAATTTTCCGGTTCAGGAAGGCCCAAGTTCTTTtctacaagttttttatagaAGAAGGTATTTGAAAACACCCCTGCATCAGAAACACGTCCATTAGCGCCCACATCAACCATCAAGAATTCATAGTTTGCATTTACAATTCCCATTAAAACAATACTAAATGAATGCTTATAGTTGAAGTAATAGGAGCCTGTTCCGGGGGGTTTAAATATGTGTATATGTTTACCGTCTATTGGCCCTAAGCAAAGAGGAAAATTCCACTTCGTTTCAA
This genomic stretch from Onthophagus taurus isolate NC chromosome 7, IU_Otau_3.0, whole genome shotgun sequence harbors:
- the LOC111424660 gene encoding SAGA-associated factor 11 homolog isoform X2 codes for the protein MVEQVNNEIIKYEDIKDVVNDPVQLRTLTEKLINSMIDQVTLGILFDAHRKHYTKTFNLDRDKSPEKMEPLPSHVDIFGNHNLKKTEDCVCPICDRQVAALRFAPHLESCMGMGRSRSRNVRRVTNNNKERENSTFSGLGSDDEDDADWNSNEKRSRKKKDRNGSKKGKDRYTKEEQRNGIFGYRGYRRGRRRRYDFAKRHASRPFQWIVTE
- the LOC111424660 gene encoding SAGA-associated factor 11 homolog isoform X1 — encoded protein: MVEQVNNEIIKYEDIKDVVNDPVQLRTLTEKLINSMIDQVTLGILFDAHRKHYTKTFNLDRDKSPEKMEPLPSHVDIFGNHNLKKTEDCVCPICDRQVAALRFAPHLESCMGMGRSRSRNVRRVTNNNKERENSTFSGLGSDDEDDADWNSNEKRSRKKKDRNGSKKGKGTPKKNNETESSDTVDIEGEEDGDMISLRDMLQDHSNGSSPSDSSSSSRKREKSKNKKSKRDRTSPSVNLLNAD
- the LOC139430763 gene encoding uncharacterized protein, giving the protein MDPTTFGELLVMITPLIEKQHTIMREAISPKQRLFATLRYLTSGLTYEGLKFETAIPAQTLGKIIIETCDAIIKVLKKYIKLPQSENEWRAVSKDFETKWNFPLCLGPIDGKHIHIFKPPGTGSYYFNYKHSFSIVLMGIVNANYEFLMVDVGANGRVSDAGVFSNTFFYKKLVEKNLGLPEPENLPLTNTKVPYVFVGDDAFPLLENLMKPFSKRNLTKEEKIYNYRVSRSRRIIENAFGLLASRFRILLECYFQGGIDVENINTGEFTNADWRADPTLQTLQPLQGRNSTTTAKEVRAQFCNYFNTVGAVPWQDNIIS